One region of Roseimicrobium gellanilyticum genomic DNA includes:
- a CDS encoding endo-1,4-beta-xylanase yields the protein MDAPIMKGVCFVFAWSAAVLFRAEAPTRVGVHDSLTIFMRFGLTFLPLVLMHLHLAQPMSHGADTLKEASPFPMGVGIRDRVFELPGDWPLLTAHYEYVTPENDMKPVAVQPQPGQWRFETADRFVDFALSKKLKVVGHCLVWAKDDRTPPWFATDGDKPASREVLLARMKTHIDTVVGRYRGKIAMWDVVNEALDDGSAYLRDSSWSRACGEEFIAKAFVYAHAADPDALLIYNDYNNELDGKFEKMVRLIESLHAQQVPMHAIGLQGHYELDMVPFEALERTLAAMQRMGMKVVVSELDIDVIPRGRWWANNGAERATLSKYDPYKDGCPPEILQRQAEQYARLFQLFRKYSDTILRISFWNLHDGQSWLNDFPWKRANHPLLFDREKKPKPAYHAVMRELKP from the coding sequence ATGGATGCACCCATCATGAAGGGCGTGTGCTTCGTGTTCGCATGGAGCGCCGCCGTGTTGTTCAGAGCGGAGGCGCCCACGCGTGTTGGAGTCCATGACAGCCTGACTATCTTTATGCGCTTCGGACTCACCTTCCTCCCGCTCGTCCTCATGCATCTTCATCTGGCGCAGCCCATGAGCCACGGTGCAGACACGCTCAAAGAAGCCTCGCCCTTCCCCATGGGCGTGGGCATTCGTGATCGCGTCTTTGAGCTTCCGGGGGATTGGCCACTGCTCACCGCGCACTACGAATACGTCACTCCGGAGAATGACATGAAGCCCGTGGCCGTGCAGCCGCAGCCGGGACAGTGGCGGTTCGAGACCGCAGACCGCTTTGTCGACTTCGCGCTCTCCAAGAAACTCAAGGTCGTGGGCCATTGCCTCGTCTGGGCCAAGGACGATCGCACCCCTCCGTGGTTCGCCACGGATGGGGACAAGCCCGCCTCGCGTGAAGTGCTGCTCGCACGCATGAAGACCCACATCGACACCGTCGTGGGCCGCTACCGGGGAAAAATCGCCATGTGGGACGTGGTGAATGAAGCGCTGGATGACGGAAGCGCGTATCTGCGTGACTCCTCATGGAGCCGCGCGTGTGGTGAGGAATTCATCGCCAAAGCGTTTGTCTATGCGCATGCCGCCGACCCGGACGCCTTGCTCATCTACAACGACTACAACAACGAACTGGACGGCAAGTTCGAGAAGATGGTGCGGTTGATTGAGTCCCTGCATGCTCAGCAGGTGCCGATGCATGCCATCGGCCTCCAGGGCCACTACGAACTGGATATGGTACCCTTCGAGGCTCTGGAGCGAACCCTTGCCGCGATGCAGAGGATGGGGATGAAAGTGGTCGTGTCCGAACTCGACATCGATGTCATCCCCCGTGGTCGCTGGTGGGCGAACAACGGAGCCGAGCGCGCCACCCTCTCAAAGTACGACCCCTACAAGGACGGTTGCCCGCCCGAGATTCTCCAGCGTCAGGCGGAGCAATACGCGCGCCTCTTCCAGCTTTTCAGGAAGTACTCAGATACCATCCTGCGCATCTCCTTCTGGAACCTGCATGACGGCCAGAGCTGGCTGAATGACTTCCCCTGGAAGCGTGCAAATCATCCTCTGCTCTTCGATCGTGAGAAGAAACCCAAGCCTGCCTATCATGCCGTGATGAGAGAACTCAAGCCATGA